In the genome of Amia ocellicauda isolate fAmiCal2 chromosome 3, fAmiCal2.hap1, whole genome shotgun sequence, one region contains:
- the coa3a gene encoding cytochrome c oxidase assembly factor 3 homolog, mitochondrial, protein MADKGAQGDSQASFAKRIDPVKEPLTPEQMQFIRKVELEQWKKKAQKLRGRNVATGLAIGALVMGIYGYTFYSVSQEKILDELDAEAKVARMRGPKTSAN, encoded by the exons ATGGCGGACAAGGGAGCTCAAGGGGACTCGCAGGCCAGTTTCGCCAAAAGGATTGACCCGGTGAAGGAGCCTCTTACCCCGGAGCAGATGCAGTTCATCCGTAAAgtggagctggagcagtggaagaAGAAAGCCCAGAAACTGCGCGGCCGCAATGTGGCGACGGGGCTGGCCATCGGGGCACTGGTGATGGGGATCT ATGGCTACACTTTCTACTCGGTGTCCCAGGAGAAGATCCTGGACGAGCTGGACGCAGAAGCCAAGGTCGCAAGAATGAGGGGACCCAAGACTTCAGCCAactga